Part of the Streptomyces sp. NBC_01353 genome, GCGCTCGATCAGCAGGGTGTGGCCGCTGAGGTCGGCGAGCCGGACCGAGCGGCGTCTGGCCAGGGGGTCGTCGGCTGCCATCGCGCACAGGCGCCGTTCCAGACCCACGATGGCCGAGTCGAAACGGCGGTCCTCCAACGGCCTGCGCACCACCGCCAGGTCGCAGGAGCCTTCGGCGAGTCCGGCGGTGGAGGAGTTGACGCGGACCAGGCGGAGTTCCGTCGCGGGGTGCGCGGCGGCCCAACGACGCTGGAACGTCGGGGTGTGGCGACCGAGCGCCGACCAGGCGTAGCCGATCCGAAGGATGTGGTGACCGGAGGTGGCCTCCCGGATCAGGGCGTCCGCCTCGGCGAGCACCCGCCGGGCGTGCGCCACCACCCGCAGTCCGGTGGCCGTCGGGGTCACCGAACGGGACGTCCGCCGCAACAGCCGTACTCCCAGGGCCCGTTCGAGGGAGGCCAGCGTCCTGGAGGCGGCGGCCTGGGAGACCCCGAGCGCGAGAGCGGCATCGGTGAAGGTCCCCTCGTCGACGATCGCGACGAGACAGCGCAGTTGCCGCAGCTCCATATCCATGACTCAAGCGTATAGATCTGATGGGTCATGCATTTTGCGCAAGGACGTCCGCCGAGCACGATCACGTCATGCACGCAGCCCACAGATCCGCGGAGACGTCACCGGACCGGACCGCCCCGGTGACGCCCGCCCACCCTCCCCGCCGAACGTCCCCCGTCGGCGTGGCCGCCATGCTGGGCAGCGGCCTGTCCAACCAGATAGGCGCCGCGACCGGCTCCCTCGCCTTTCCCGTCCTCGGCCCCGTCGGCGTCGTCGCCGTCCGTCAGTACGTCGCAGCCCTCGTCCTGCTGACCGTCGGACGGCCACAGCTGCGGAGCTTCACCCGGCGTCAGTGGCAGCCGGTGATCCTGCTGGCGGTCGTCTTCGGCACGATGAACCTGTCCCTCTACAGCGCCATCGACCGCGTCGGCCTGGGGCTGGCCGTGACCCTGGAGTTCCTCGGCCCGCTCGCCATCGCCCTGGCCGCCACCCGCCGCCGGGTGGACGCCTGTTGCGCGGTCCTTGCGACGGCCGGTGTCGTCACCCTCATGCGCCCGCAGCCCTCCACCGACTACATCGGTATGGGCCTCGGCCTGCTGGCCGCCGTCTGCTGGGCGTCGTACATCCTGCTCAACCGCACTGTCGGCCGGCGTGTCCCCGGCGCGCAGGGCAGCGCGGCCGCCGCGCTGCTCTCCGCCCTGATGTTCCTGCCCGTCGGGATCGTCGTCGTCCTCCGCCATCCCCCGACGGCCATGTCCCTCGCGTACGCCGTCGTCGCCGGCGTCCTCGCCTCGGCCGTCCCGTACCTCGCGGACCTTTTCACCCTGCGCCATGTACCGGCCCCGGCCTTCGGACTGTTCATGAGCGTCAACCCCGTCCTGGCGGCTCTGGTCGGCTGGATCGGACTCGGGCAGAGCCTGGGCGGGCTCGACGGGGCCGCGATCGGAGCTGTCGTCGCCGCGAACGTCCTCAGCATCGCCACGGCCCGTCGCTGACAAAGCCCGAAGCCCGAAAGCCCGAACCTCTCAGGCCGGCGCGCCGGTTACCGGCGCCTGCCCGCCCGGTTCAGGAGAGCGCGCGGGCGGCATGGGCGCGGACGTCGGCGTCGGGGTCGGTGGTGACGGAGGCGAGCGCGGCACGGGCCTCGAGGTCCTCCCGGTGGGGATGGAGGGAGAGGACGGCGGCCTTGCGGACGTCCGCGTTCGGGTCGGCAAGTGCCTTGGCCAGCGCGGGGACGGCCTGAGCGGGCGGCGCCGCTCGGAGTGCCGTCGCGGCACCGGCCCGGACCTGCCAGGCGGGTTCGGCGAGCGCCGACGTGGCCGCCTCCGCGTACTCGGACGGGCAGCCGGTCGTCGCCAGCGAGGCGAGGGCGGCGCCCTTGACCAGGGGGTCGGGGTCGTCGAGCAGGGGCAGCAGCTGCGCGGGCGCCGGGGCGCGTACGGCCGCCAGACCGCGCGCCACGGCGACCCGGACCTCGCGGGCCGGATCGGCGGCGGCCACCGCCAGCTCGGGCACGGCGTCCACCGAGACCAGAGCCCGTACCGCGTGGATACGGACGTCGATGTCGGTGTCGCCGAGCGCGTCGGCGTACACCGCGGCGTCGGCGAGGCGCAGGGCGCGCAGCACCTCCAGCGCGGCGGAGCGAACGGCCGGGTCGGTGCCGCGGAGCGCCGCGCGCAGCCCGGCCCCCAACTCGGTTTCGGCGGGCAGCACTTCGACCAGCTCGCGCAGGGCGGCCGCGGCGGCGTGCCGGACCTGGGGCGCGGTGTCCCGCAGCCGTTCGGCGAGCGCGGGGCCGGCCCCGACCGGAACGGTCTCCGCCAGCGCCGCGACGGCGGCCGAGCGGACGGCCGGATCGGCGTCGGTGAGGTAGGGGCGGAGCGCGCCCAGATCGGGCGACTCCTCGGCGAGGGTGAGCAGCCGGAGAAGGGCGGGGCTCGGCCCGGCGGCCGTGTCTGCGACGGGCGCCCGGTCGGCGGCGGCAGTCGGGCCCTCCGCCCGAGCCGGATGCACAGTCCCGACTCCGGTCGCGGTCCCGGCGACATCCCGCCGCGCCGCCGGAGCCGCGTCACGGCGGCCCGCCGTGGCCGTGGGCACCAGCCGCACCTCGCCCAGCCACCGCTCCGGCCCCTGCTCCGGCGTGAACTCCGGGACCGGGACGACATAGGGCTCGACCGGACGGGCCGTGAACTCCATCGCCCCGGACGCCGACTTGCGCAGGTCGAGGTGGTGCAGCCAGCCCGTGTCGTCCCGCTCCGGGTGGTCGAGGCGCTCGTGGTAGAGGCCCCAGCGTGACTCGGTGCGGGCCAGCGAGGCCCGTGCCGCCATCTCCGCGCAGTCACGGATGAACGACACCTCTGCGCACCGCATCAACTCGTGCGCGGTGCGCGCCCCCATGCCCGTGATCTCCGTCGACATCCGGTCGAACGCCTCCACCGCCAGGGACAGTTTCGCCCCGGTCTTCGGCGGCGCCACGTAGTCGTTCACGAACCGCCGGAGCTTGTACTCCACCTGCGGCTGCGGCGGCCCCTCGGGGTTGAGCAGCGGCCGGTAGGCGAGTTCGTGGGCGGCGGCCAGCTGCTCCTGCGGCAACTCACCCTCGTACGCCCGGTACTGGGCCGCGTCCTCACCCGCCAGGTCTCCGTAGACGAAGGCCCCGATCATGTAGTTGTGCGGTACGCAGGCCAGGTCTCCGGCCGCGTACAGCCGGGGCACCGTGGTGCGGGCGTGAGCGTCCACCCGTACCCCCGAGGCGGAGTGCCCGCCGCACAGACCGATCTCCGAGATGTGCATCTCGATGTCGTGGGTGCGGTAGTCGTGTCCCCGGCCCTCGTGGAAGGTGCCGCGGGTGGGGCGCTCCGTCGTGTGCAGGATCGACTCGACGGCGCCGATGGTCTCCTCGGGCAGATGGCTGAGCTTGAGGTACACCGGGCCCCGGTCCGAGGCGAGTTCGGCCGCGAACTCGGCCATCATCTGCCCCGACCAGTAGTCCGACTCCACGAACCGTTCGCCGTGCCGGTTCACCTGGTACCCCCCGAACGGGTTCGCCACGTACGCGCAGGCCGGTCCGTTGTAGTCCTTGATCAGCGGATTGACCTGGAAGCACTCGATCCCGGTCAGGGCCGCGCCCGCGTGGTACGCCATGGCGTAGCCGTCACCGGCGTTGGTCGGGTTCTCGTACGTCCCGTACAGATAGCCGGATGCGGGCAGGCCGAGCCGGCCGCACGCGCCCGTGGCGAGGATCACCGCGCCGGCCCGGACGATGACGAACTCGCCGGTCCGGGTGTTGAATCCGGCCGCGCCGACGGCCCGCCCGTCGTCGGGGTGCGTGAGCACACGCACCGGCATGACCCGGTTCTCGATACGGATCCGCTCCCGCATCTCCCGGCGCCGCAACTGCCGGTAGAGGACCTTCTTGACGTCCTTGCCCTCCGGCATCGGCAGCACGTACGAGCCGGACCGGTGCACCTGGCGGACGGCGTACTCGCCGTGCTCGTCCTTCTCGAACTTCACCCCGTACGACTCCAGTCGCTGGACCATCGCGAAGCCGCGGGTCGCGGTCTGCCGGACGGTCGACTGGTCGACGATGCCGTCGTTGGCGCGGGTGATCTCGGCGACGTAGTCGTCCGGTTCGGCCCGGCCCGGTACGACGGCGTTGTTGACCCCGTCCATGCCCATGGCGAGAGCGCCGGAGTGGCGGACGTGTGCCTTCTCCAGGAGCAGCACGTTCGCGCCGCGACCGGCGGCCGTCAGCGCGGCCATGGTGCCGGCGGTGCCGCCGCCGATGACGAGGACGTCGCAGGACAGTTCGGTCGCGTCGGCGAGGGCGGGGATGGCCAAAGGGGCGGCCGAGGGGGCGGCCGGGGCCGGTGGGGTGTCCACGGGATGCCTTTCAGAGGGATGCGAGGATGCGCCGGCGCAGTTCGGCGGTGGCGGGCTCCCGGCGCGCGTCCCGCTGCCGCGGGTGCGGGACGTCGAGCACCCGGCCGGAGGGAAGGAGCGCGACGCGGTCCCCGAGATGGAGGGCCTCGTCCACGTCGTGGGTGACGAAGACGACGGTCGCGCCGGTGCCGCGCAGGATGTCCACGAGGAGGTCCTGCATCTCGGCGCGGGTGTGTGCGTCGAGCGCGCCGAAGGGTTCGTCCATCAGCACCGCGCGGGGCCGGCCGGCCAGGGCGCGGGCCAGCTGGACGCGCTGACGCTGGCCGCCGGACAACTGGTGCGGCAGCTTGCGGGCGTGCTCGGCGAGGCCGACCCGGTCCAGCCACTCGGCGGCGGACCGCCGCCGTTCGGCGCGAGGGACCCGGCGGATCGCCAACGGCAGTTCCACATTGGCGCGGACGGTCCGCCAGGGCAGCAGGGCGTCGTGCTGGAAGACCAGCGCCCGGTCGGCGGCGGGCCCGCCGATCGGCTCCCCGTCCTGGGTCACCCGTCCGCCGAGCGCGGGAAGCAGTCCGGCGAGGGTGCGCAGCAGCGTGGACTTCCCGCAGCCGGACGGGCCGACCACGGCCAGCAGTTCTCCCGGCGCGATGCGCAGCTCGGCGGCGGTGAGCACCGTCGTACCGTCCGCGTGACCGAGCCGTACGTCCTCCAGGGCCAGCTCCGCGCCGGTCGGCGCGGGTGCGAGGCGCGTGAGCGCGCTGCTCATGAGACCGACTCCTTCTCCAGGGCGGAGGCAGGGGCAGAGGCGGGGGCGGGTACGAGGGGGGTACGGGGCGCTGTCCGGCGGCGGAGCACCGTAAGGGGGACGCGGACAGCCGGTCGCGCGGCGGGCCTGGGCAGCCACGAGGTGACGCGGCGGCCCAGGAGCTCCACCGCGGTGGAGGTGAGCCAGCCCAGGGCGCCGATGGTGGCCATGCCGACGAAGACGCCCGGGTAGTCGACGACCGTGTACTCCTGCCAGGTGCGGTAACCCACCCCGTACTCACCCGAGATCATCTCCGCGGAGATCACACAGATCCACGAGACGCCGATGCCCACGGACAGGCCGCCGAAGATGCCCGGCAGGGCCCCTGGCAGCACCACCGAGAACAGCACGCGCAGCCGGCCGCCGCCCATGGTGAGCACGGCCTCCTCCCACACCGGGGCGAGGGCGCGCACCGCGTGCCGGGTCGACACGAGGACGGGGAAGAAGGCGGCGGTGAAGGTGATGAAGACGATGCCCTGCTCGTTGGTGGGGAGCAGCAGGATCGCGACCGGGACGAGGGCGATGGCCGGCACCGGCCGTACGACCTCGAGGAGCGGGCCCAGCAGGTCGGCTGCCCACCGGGAGCGGGCGACGGCGGTGCCGACCGCCACCCCGAGCATCGCGGCCAGCAGGAAGCCGACCACGATCCGGCGCACGCTGTGCCCCAGGTCCTGCCAGTACGGGCCGGTGCCGACCCGGTCGGCGAAGGCGGAGGCCACCTCGCCGACCGTGGGGAACTGCTCGAACCGTAGCCACAGGTTGACGTCCAGGGAGGTCAGCAGCTGCCACAGCCCGAGGGCCGCTCCGAGCGAGACCACTCGGAGCACCCAGCGGCCCGCGCTCATGACGCCAGGCCGACGGCGGCCGCGTGGTCGACGATCCGGGATCCGGCGTGCGCGGCGACGTACGCCTTCGCGCCGGACGGGGTGACGAAGGCACGCAGCTCGGCGCCGTCGACGACCCACACCGCCTTGTCGGCGAACCACAGCGTGCCCGTCACCGCGTCCGGGACGTACGCGGCGCGCACATCGGCGCCCTTGGCGGCCTTCAACAGCTCCTTCGGGCTGGTGAACGTGCGGGTGGTGCTCTGGCCCTTCAGCCACAGCTCGGGCTTCGCGGCGGTCGCCTTCGGGTACTCAGGGGCCTGCGCGGCCCGCTTGAGCGGCGCCGGGTCGACGAAGGCGTCCACATCGACGTCGCCCACCAGCTTGGCCGCCTTCAGCAGCGGTACGTCCTCCTTCAGGGCGGCGATCAGCTCCGGGCGGAGCTCCGGGTCGAAGGTGGCGATGCCGTTGGCGCCGTTGTAGAGGTAGACCACCTCGGCCGGCAGGCCGGTCTCCTTGGCGACCGACTCGGCGGCGGCGACCGGCTGGGAGCGGAGGTGATCGGTGGCCCGCCGCTGCGCGGTGAGGAAGTCGTCGAGGATCCCGGCCCGTTCCTTGGCGAACTTCTCCCGGACGGTGACCCCGTGGAAGGTCGGCAGGTTCAGCTCGGCACCGTCGTACAGCGCCGTGGCACGGCCGTCGAAGGCCAGCAGCCCGGGCCAGGCGACGAACTGGGACAGTGCGTCGGCGCTGCCGGCGGACAGCGCGGACGCGCCGACGCTGGGCTGCTGGTTGAGCTTCCGGATGTCCTTGTCCGGGTCGAGGCCGGCGCGCTGGAGCGCCCGGACGAGGGTGCCGTCGGCGGCCGAGCCGACGCTGGTGGAGACCTTCTTGCCGCGCAGGTCGGCCAGCGACCGCACACTCGAACCAGGGGCGGTGACCACGGTGTTGAGGCCGCCGCGCAGGTTGTAGCCGGTGACCGCGACCAGCCGGGTGGGCTGCTTGAGCTGCTTGCCGCGCGCCGCGTTGATGAGCAGGGGGAAGTCGCCCATGGAGCCGATGTCGATCTTCCCTGCGGTCATCTGGGCGGTGATCGGTGCACCGGTCGCGTAGTCCTGCCACGCGACCTTGTACGTGATGCCGTCCTTCTTCCCGCGGGCGGCGAGCTCCTCCTCGAAGTAGCCGAGGGAGCGCAGCAGGGTGCCGGCCGTGACGGTGTTGATGGTCTTCGACTGGTAGCCGACGGTCACCGTGACCGTCCGTGCGTCGGCCGCGTCGTCGGTGCCCGCGGCACCGCCACACGCGGTGGCCAGCGGCAGCAGCAGGGCGAGGGAGAGGAGTGGGGCGAGGGGGCGACGCGGGGGGATCTTCTTGCCGGGCATGGGAGTCGGGCCTTTCACCGGAGCAGATAGGGCATGTTGACGGTGACCGCGTCGGTGGGGCAGCGGGCCGCGCACGGGCCGCAGTACCAGCACTCGTCCACGTGCATGTACGCCTTGCCGTTGTCCTCGCGGATCGCGAGCGAGTCGAGCGGACACATGTCGACGCAGAGGGTGCAGCCGTCGATGCACTTGGACTCGTCGATGGTCACGGGCACGTCGGCGCGCTGCGGCACAAGAGGCATGGCTGTCTCCGGGAAGGGGCGGAAAGGGGAGGAGGAGGTGGGGCGGGACTCAGAGGGAGCGGCGCAGTACGCCGCTCATGGTGATGCGGTCGCCGCGGAACCGGATGAACTCCAGGTCCACCGGTCGTCCGTCGGGTAGACAGGTCAGCCGTTCCAGCATCAGTACGGCGGTCCCGCGCGGGGCCTGGAGGACGGCGGCGGAGTGCGCGTCCGCGTTGACCGCTTCGAGGGTGATCTCGGCGTGCCCCAGCGGGCCGCCGGTCAGCGTTTCGAGGAGCCGGAACACGTCCGTGTTCTCCAGGTCGCAGCCGAGGAGTTCACCGCCGATGTCCATGGGCAGATAGGACAGGTCGAGGGAGAGCGGCAGCCCGTTCAGGCGGCGCAGCCGCTCGATGCAGAGCACGTCGGTGTGCTCGGGCAGGCCCAGTCGATGGGCCACGGGTCCGGAGGCGGCGACCGGCCCGACCGTACGTACCTCGTTGGTGACCCGGCCGTGCTCGTGCAGGGTCTCCGCCAGGCCCTGGAGCCGGTCCAGTCCGTGGGGGTACTTCTCGCACACCACGACGGTGCCGACCCCCGGCTGCCGGTCGACGAGCTGCTCGCCGCGCAGCAGGTCCAGGGCCTGCCGGACGGTGTTGCGACTCGCCCGGTAGTCGGCGGCGATGGCGTCCTCCAGGGGGAGGACGCCGCCGGGGAAGCCGCCCGTCAGGATCTGGTGCCGCAGCAGGTCGGCGAGCTGCCGGGCCCGGTCCGCGCGCAGCCGCCGACGACGCGCGGCGGCGACCGGGAGGGAGGCGGGGGTGGGTTCGGCTGACATGTCTGGGAACGTACCGGCGCGGTGGCCCGGATGGTGTTGCCGCAGTATTGCGCCACCTGACGCTCCGAAGGCACCGCTGTGACCTGCGGTTTTCTGGATGGAGCGACAAGATCCGCCACCCACCTGTTCACCAGGTGGACACGACCGGTGGACCGCCCCGCCCCGCCGCCTAGGTGTCGGTGCGGGGCAGGTGCCCCTTGGCCTCGTCGTAGCCCGCCTCGCCGACCTCGCCGGCGGGGGCGTACATCAGGTTCAGGACGCCCGTGGCGAAGGTCTCGGAGGAGAGCAGCTTCAGCGGCGTCGGCGACTCGGCGTCGTCGAACAGCCGCATCCCCTTGCGTACGGCGATCGGGTGCACCAGCAGGTTCAGCTCGTCCAGCAGTCCGGCGGCGAGGAGTTGCCGCACCAGGGACACCGAGCCGCTGATCGCGATACGACTGCCGTCGGGCTCGTTCTTCAGCGCCCTGACCGCGTCGAGGAGGTCGCCCTGCTGCTGCTCGGAGTTCCGCCAGGTGAAGGTGAGCGGCCGGCGCGAGACGACGATCTTCCGGGCGTCGCCGATGACCTTGGCGAAGGGAGCGTCCTCACCGCCCGCCGCCTCACGCTCGGGCCACGCCCCGGCGAAGCTGTCGTACGTCCGGCGCCCCAGGAGGAGCGTGTCCGCACGACCGATGACGGCGTCGACAGCGACGCCCATCTCGTCGTTGAAGTAGGGGAAGTGCCAGATGTGGGGATCCTCGACGACTCCGTCGAGCGAGATGAACAGCTGGGAGACGATCTTCCTCATGTGACGCTCCATGGAGGTGTCCGACGATGGCTGCCTACCGACGGTAGACGCCACGGGATCCCGGAACTCATCGGTGGCGCGGGGGCGCGCCGAGAACACCGCGGGGCGCCGTCTCCGGCGCCCCGAGTGCGTCTTCGTGTCACTTCCGCCAGAACAGGTGGTGCGTCACTCCGCTCGGGCTGGGCACGACCTCGAGGTGGAACCGGTCGAGCAGCTCGTCGGGGGACTTCCAGAGCCGTACGCCGGAGCCCAGCTCCACCTGCGAGACCGCCACGTGCAGGGTGTCGACGAGGTCGGCGTCCAGGAACTCCCGGATGGTGGTCGCCCCGCCGCCGAGGCGGACGTCCTTGCCCTGCGCCGCTTCCTTCGCCTGTGCGAGGACCGTGGCGGGGGAGCCGTCGACGAAGTGGAACGTGGTGTCGGAGAGTGTGAACGACGGGCGCTCGTGGTGGGTCATGACGAAGACCGGTGTGTGGAACGGGGGCTCGTCGCCCCACCAGCCACGCCACTCGTGGTCCTTCCAGGGCCCGCGCTGGGGTCCGAACTTGTTGCGGCCCATGATCTCGGCGCCGATGTTGTGCGCGAAGTCCCGGGTGAAGTAGTCGTCCAGGCCGCGGGTCCCCCCGGGATCGGTACGGTTCGGCCAGCTCGCGGTGGCACCGGCCCAGGCGAACATGGTCCCCGGATCGGCATGGCCGAACGGTCTCTCGAGGCTCTGGCCCTCACCCGCTCCGAAGCCGTCACGCGAGACCATGAAGTTCTGGACCCTCAACAGCTGTTCCATGCGTTTCCTCCTGTGTCGTCGACAACGATGAGACTGCCCGGGCCGTGCGAACTCATCGCTGGAGCCGTGACCGGTTCGCCTGGTCGGGCCAGGCGGGGGTTGTGGGGGGCGTCCACTGGTTCGAAGGTCCCGCCGTGATGCGTTCGGCGATCACCGTCCGGAATCGGGGACAGGAAGTGAGGTCCTCGTGGTCGCAGTCCAGCGCGCATTCGACGAGGTCGAGGCAGGCCCGGGTCCGGTCGAGGCGGAGTCGCAGGGCGGCGCGGTGGCGCTCGAGGTGGGCGCGGCGTGCGGCGGGGTCGTCGGTTCCCAGCATCGCGCGGATGTCCTCCAGCGACAGACCTGCCTCCTTCGCGCGCAGGATCGCGGCGACGCGGACCAGGTGCGCGTGACCGTACCGACGCCGGCCTGCCGGGTCCCGGGACGGGTCGAGCAAGCCCATGCTCTCCCAGTGCCGGAGCACATGCGTGGCCAGTCCGAAGCGCCCGGCGATTTCGCCGATCGTCATCGGCGCGGGCTCGTCGGTGGGCTCGCTGCTTGACTTCATGTCGGCATTAAGTCGGAACCTGGCAGGCATGTCCACCACATCGCGCGCCGTGCCCGGTCCCCTCCTCGCGCTGCTCGACGTCCTCGACGAAGCTCCGAGTGCCGTCGAACTCCGTTCACGCTCCTATGAGTTGCTCCACATCGCCCCTGGTACGCGACTGCTCGACGTGGGCTGCGGCGGTGGCCGTGCGGTCGGGGAGGCGGCCCGGCTCGGGGCCGTGGCGACCGGCGTCGATCCCGATGAGCGGATGATCGCGGCGGCCCGCGCCCGATGGCGGGCAGGTGCGTTCGTGGTGGCCGATGCCTGCGCGCTGCCGTACCCCGACGGCTCGGTGGACGCCTACCGGGCCGACAAGGTGTTCCACGAGCTCGTGGACCCGTCGGCCGCAGTGGCCGAGGCCCGCCGTGTCCTCGCTCCGCGCGGGCGGATCGTGCTCATCGGCCAGGACTGGGACACCTTCGTCGTCGACGCCGACGACGCCGCGCTCACGCGCAGGATCGTGCACGCCCGCGCCGATCAGGTGACCGGCCCGCGGGTGGCGCGACGCTACCGGGGGCTGCTGCTGGACGCGGGGTTCCGGGAGGTGGAGACGGAGATCCGCACCGGTGTGTTCGCCGACGGGTCGATGCTGCCCGTGCTCTCCGGGATCGCCGCTGCCGCCCGCGCGGCGGGGGCGGTCTCGCCCGCCGAGGCGGAGTCGTGGACCGTCGACCAGCACCGCCGCGCGGCTGAGGACCGGTCCTTCGTCGCCGTGCCGATGTTCGTCACCGCCGCGACCCGGTGAGTGCATATCAACCCATACTCGTACGAAAGAGAATGTCATTGCCCGCACCGGGCTCTCCTTGAGGCGTCCCGGGCTCCTCCTCGGGTCCCCCCTGAACGATCAAAGGAGGGGCGGGTTAGCATATGAGCGCCGCCTAGCTCGAAAGATAAACCTGTGACTGTCAATGACGACTCGTTCACCAACTGGAAGATCCGCGAGGAGATCGCGGAGTCGATGATCCCGATCATCGGGAAGCTGCACCGGGAGCGGGATGTCACCGTCCTCCTCCACAGCCGCTCCCTGGTGAACAAGTCGGTGGTCAGCATCCTGAAGACCCACCGGTTCGCCCGGCAGATCGACGGTGAGGAGCTGTCGGTCACCGAGACGCTGCCGTTCCTGCAGGCGCTCACCGCGCTGGATCTCGGTCCTTCCCAGATCGACATCGGCATGCTCGCCGCGGAGTACAAGACGGACGACCGCGGTCTCTCGGTCGAGCAGTTCACCGCCGAGGCCGTCGCCGGTGCCACGGGTGCCAACAAGATCGAGTGCCGCGAGGGGCGCGACGTCGTCCTCTACGGCTTCGGCCGCATCGGCCGCCTCGTCGCCCGCCTGCTCATCGAGAAGGCCGGCTCCGGCAACGGTCTGCGCCTGCGTGCGATCGTCGTCCGCGGGGGCGGCGACCAGGACCTGGTCAAGCGCGCCTCGCTGCTGCGCCGCGACTCGATCCACGGCCAGTTCCAGGGCACCATCACCGTGGACGAGGCGAACAGCACGATCGTCGCCAACGGCAACGCGATCAAGGTGATCTACGCCAACGACCCCTCCGAGGTCGACTACACGGCGTACGGCATCAAGGACGCCATCCTCATCGACAACACGGGCAAGTGGCGCGACCGCGAGGGGCTCTCGAAGCACCTGCGTCCCGGCATCGACAAGGTCGTCCTGACCGCCCCGGGCAAGGGCGACGTCCCGAACATCGTGCACGGCGTCAACCACGACACGGTGAAGCCGGACGAGCGCATCCTCTCCTGCGCCTCCTGCACCACCAACGCGATCGTCCCGCCGCTGAAGGCGATGGACGACGAGTACGGCGTGCTGCGCGGTCACGTGGAGACCGTCCACTCGTTCACCAACGACCAGAACCTGCTGGACAACTACCACAAGGCCGACCGTCGTGGCCGCTCCGCGCCGCTGAACATGGTCATCACCGAGACCGGTGCCGCCTCCGCCGTCGCCAAGGCGCTGCCGGACCTCAAGGCGCCGATCACCGGCAGCTCGATCCGCGTCCCCGTCCCGGACGTCTCGATCGCGATCCTGAGCCTGCGCCTGGGCCGCGAGACCACCCGCGAGGAGGTCCTCGACTACCTCCGCGACGTCTCGCTGCACTCGCCGCTGAAGCGCCAGATCGACTTCACCACCGCGCCCGACGCCG contains:
- a CDS encoding GntR family transcriptional regulator, giving the protein MSAEPTPASLPVAAARRRRLRADRARQLADLLRHQILTGGFPGGVLPLEDAIAADYRASRNTVRQALDLLRGEQLVDRQPGVGTVVVCEKYPHGLDRLQGLAETLHEHGRVTNEVRTVGPVAASGPVAHRLGLPEHTDVLCIERLRRLNGLPLSLDLSYLPMDIGGELLGCDLENTDVFRLLETLTGGPLGHAEITLEAVNADAHSAAVLQAPRGTAVLMLERLTCLPDGRPVDLEFIRFRGDRITMSGVLRRSL
- a CDS encoding dihydrofolate reductase family protein; amino-acid sequence: MRKIVSQLFISLDGVVEDPHIWHFPYFNDEMGVAVDAVIGRADTLLLGRRTYDSFAGAWPEREAAGGEDAPFAKVIGDARKIVVSRRPLTFTWRNSEQQQGDLLDAVRALKNEPDGSRIAISGSVSLVRQLLAAGLLDELNLLVHPIAVRKGMRLFDDAESPTPLKLLSSETFATGVLNLMYAPAGEVGEAGYDEAKGHLPRTDT
- a CDS encoding dihydrofolate reductase family protein — translated: MEQLLRVQNFMVSRDGFGAGEGQSLERPFGHADPGTMFAWAGATASWPNRTDPGGTRGLDDYFTRDFAHNIGAEIMGRNKFGPQRGPWKDHEWRGWWGDEPPFHTPVFVMTHHERPSFTLSDTTFHFVDGSPATVLAQAKEAAQGKDVRLGGGATTIREFLDADLVDTLHVAVSQVELGSGVRLWKSPDELLDRFHLEVVPSPSGVTHHLFWRK
- a CDS encoding MerR family transcriptional regulator, with the translated sequence MKSSSEPTDEPAPMTIGEIAGRFGLATHVLRHWESMGLLDPSRDPAGRRRYGHAHLVRVAAILRAKEAGLSLEDIRAMLGTDDPAARRAHLERHRAALRLRLDRTRACLDLVECALDCDHEDLTSCPRFRTVIAERITAGPSNQWTPPTTPAWPDQANRSRLQR
- a CDS encoding methyltransferase domain-containing protein; the protein is MSTTSRAVPGPLLALLDVLDEAPSAVELRSRSYELLHIAPGTRLLDVGCGGGRAVGEAARLGAVATGVDPDERMIAAARARWRAGAFVVADACALPYPDGSVDAYRADKVFHELVDPSAAVAEARRVLAPRGRIVLIGQDWDTFVVDADDAALTRRIVHARADQVTGPRVARRYRGLLLDAGFREVETEIRTGVFADGSMLPVLSGIAAAARAAGAVSPAEAESWTVDQHRRAAEDRSFVAVPMFVTAATR
- a CDS encoding glyceraldehyde-3-phosphate dehydrogenase, encoding MTVNDDSFTNWKIREEIAESMIPIIGKLHRERDVTVLLHSRSLVNKSVVSILKTHRFARQIDGEELSVTETLPFLQALTALDLGPSQIDIGMLAAEYKTDDRGLSVEQFTAEAVAGATGANKIECREGRDVVLYGFGRIGRLVARLLIEKAGSGNGLRLRAIVVRGGGDQDLVKRASLLRRDSIHGQFQGTITVDEANSTIVANGNAIKVIYANDPSEVDYTAYGIKDAILIDNTGKWRDREGLSKHLRPGIDKVVLTAPGKGDVPNIVHGVNHDTVKPDERILSCASCTTNAIVPPLKAMDDEYGVLRGHVETVHSFTNDQNLLDNYHKADRRGRSAPLNMVITETGAASAVAKALPDLKAPITGSSIRVPVPDVSIAILSLRLGRETTREEVLDYLRDVSLHSPLKRQIDFTTAPDAVSMDFVGSRHASIVDAGATKVDGDNAILYLWYDNEFGYSCQVIRVVQHVSGVEYPTYPVPVV